Proteins co-encoded in one Papaver somniferum cultivar HN1 chromosome 5, ASM357369v1, whole genome shotgun sequence genomic window:
- the LOC113279999 gene encoding uncharacterized protein LOC113279999, protein MQGGIGLIVRDFTGNCIGVQGAYFDGGMTKGIEVELECEAMLAAVTYAVVKGFSKVVFESDSQVLIKSINEQNYYVHWMNCSIVLDIKFLLSKLAQWNCVSVKRSANGVADKLAKKARILRSNFEFQSALPLEIQEWVDEDNNVIS, encoded by the coding sequence ATGCAAGGAGGAATTGGACTAATTGTAAGAGATTTTACAGGCAATTGCATTGGAGTTCAAGGAGCCTATTTTGATGGAGGAATGactaaaggaattgaagtagagtTGGAGTGCGAAGCAATGCTTGCAGCAGTTACTTATGCAGTTGTAAAAGGATTCAGTAAAGTAGTTTTTGAGTCAGATAGTCAAGTTctaataaaatccatcaatgaaCAAAACTATTATGTTCATTGGATGAATTGCTCCATTGTCCTGGACATTAAGTTCTTGTTAAGTAAGTTAGCTCAGTGGAATTGTGTTTCAGTTAAGAGAAGTGCAAATGGTGTAGCTGATAAACTGGCAAAAAAAGCCAGAATATTAAGgtcaaattttgagtttcagtctGCTCTACCATTAGAAATTCAGGAGTGGGTAGATGAAGATAACAATGTAATCTCTTAA